GTAGGTAGATTACGCTACTCCAGATCTTGAATATCACTTCGGCGTTACAATACAACAATGTCTCTTTATCACTATCACTCGAGTCTCGTGCTCCGCAAGGCTGACAGCCTGCTGCGTGTCCAAAGTGTCCGTACCAAATATGGTATTCTAAACAGCCGTTTCTAAATCCTCTGAGACTAGTTGGAAGTGTTCCTGACCTGCaagttatatacatatttaaccTACATATAGTTATAACATGTTCCATTAACATAGTAGAAAGAAGAGCTCTCATATATTGAGCACGTGAGATACTAAACCGTATCCGAAAAGAGAGAGGATTGATTTAGATTAATACGTGGTGAACTTACTCTCTAAGTAGGCAGCCAGGTCATGGTCTTCAGCACGCAGGGCGAGATGCCGCGGCGTGAGGCCGGCGTGATCGTGTCGCGTCAGGGAGGCACCTCCAGCAACCAACATACAGCAAATAGCCCTCCTTTTATGCGCCGCAGCTTTATGGAGTGCAGTCTGACCTCTCTCATTGTCTCTCATGTTGAGGATTGCTGTCGGAGCACAGGCGATCAGGTATTTGACGATTTCTTTGTTGCCGTACCGCGCCGCCACATGCAGAGCTGTTTGACCGCTCGCGTCGATTGACAGCAGTGAGTAGCCCGCTGCGTGTAGGTCTTtcatcttttaaaacaaataacatatttttatatcattgatTGATTCTCACGACACGCatgatatttcattaaaactgtaaaagcaaTTTACTACCATCATAATACAAAGTTTTCTATCAGTAACAtcgaaaataatatatcaattaacAACTTTATCAGGAAAAAATGTCAGTAATTGTATAACAAAGATTCTACTAATAGGATACGAAAGTTAGAATAGTACGAAGGAAGTCACGtagaaagtaaataaagaattatttcCCTCACCATTCTCAGATCACCGACTTTGGCCGCTTTGAGTAGAGCGTCAGATGTTTTTTCCAATAAATTTCTGAAACAATGTCGAACTTTTACTTTGTCCTTTGTTGCAAAATTGTAACATGTTTCGCAAGACAAATAGAAATTTAAGTTGACTAGGGTTAGGTATGCTTAGGGGTTcgaacaattttattgtaagccAAGTTGAGGAAACTACGTGAATTgtgtaaagtttaatattatcaCACACTGCTAGCTGTTAGCGTTTTACAGCAGgatataaatactatttttattagtcttGGATTATATAAAATGGCAAAGATATTGTTTGTCAAGTAAAGCATTGACtgcattaacataataatacgtaACTTTAGTAATCATCAagttgaaaattatattatatgtttcaCCACCTCTGGATATTTCAGCCAGCTTTTGCTGTCACTCGATTGAAAAGTGTATCCGCAAGCAGTAAAATTGCAGTAAGTTACTTCAGTAGTAGAGACAAATATAATAGGTACGTATAGTTAGTAATTAAGCAGTCAAAACTGTGTGTGTAAGTGATTATCATATTCTACTCTAAGTACTACCATTCGTATAAGTCTCACCTATAGCCAAACACTTCTTGCTCAAGTCCAAACAACTTTTCATGAATGCTGCATGCAATAGAAGAAGAAGAGATAGAGTGCAGATTTCAGTTTCAAAACAAACACGTGGCTTGTGCTTCAATGGCTGTACTTGTGCTCACCTACCAGCGTAAATACACACTGACGCATCTAAAGCAATACGTCCAGAACTAGATAGTTCAGTACTAAGTCGTGCAAGTTCTAAATCTGATACACACACGTTgccaatactatttattaattacctCTCGGTGAGAATCAGTTTAAATAGTGCAGGTTTAGAATCATAAGTAGGTAACATAATAACAGGCCTTGTGAAGCTCTTTCCAAGATTACGGATCACCTATATCTAACATATCTAATTTGGTAAGCAAATATCGACTGAAACCTGTTTATGTCAGGAGCCGCCGCGTGTCATAGTCTATTTATTTGATCAGCAAGCGTTTTCAGTCCTAAGTCTAAATTATCCGCTAATCCCATTCATTACAACAATCCGAAGCCAAATGAAAATATCGCGTTAGACTAAGAGCGTTCACATCGACTGAGTCGGTAACAAACTTCAACGTACTCACGTTTTGAACCGCGCTATGGAATCTGTAGTAGGTTCGTGGTCTTTGGCAAGAGGGCTAGTACAGAGAGGCGGGGACAAAGGTTCCGTCTGTGTAACTGCCGGGCTTAGTGGTACTGGCACGTGAACAGGTGACGGTGGCACCACCGGTGTTGCAGGAACCACGGTGGTCGGCGGCACCACAGTCGATGTGATGGCCGGTGCGGTCATCGAAGATGGCGGCGGCGTTTGAGGCGATAGAAGCTCTTCCGAAGAACGTGCTGGACTGCCCAGACCGGACTCACTGTTTTAAACAGAGTACTTTCCTATTACGCCTGTTTGCTAATTCTTCAGTTATAGTGCCGGAAATAACCTTAGTAAATTCAAAAATCTGAACAATaggattttttcaaaaataatattattttgttctactctacgatttttcttgttttttgttCTTAAAATGACAATGCTGATTTGCACACTTTTCGtcttttactaaaatttaattaaaagttaagaagCTGCATGTAACTGGGCCCAGCGACAAATTGTCGAAGTTTTATGGGTTTACACAAGTCCTCATTGTTTCTGTACCACCTCTTCATATAGAAGAAAATGCTGTTTAATTTAAACAGGAAATGTCTAgtagtattgtaataaaactgtaaataaacaatGCATTAAATATGCTGGCTAATTACAATCTCTCTATTGTCTAGCTGACAACAAACTGGATGCATATTATTCTAGATTTGTTTCGGTGGAAAGTTCAGTTGTACGCTCGCGCAGTTTAATTGCAATAAAGCTCGGGGTGCTGTGGCTTCACTTGCCGTTATACGAGGGAACAGATTAAATGGCGGAATTCACCGACGCGTCCATGTTTGTGAACACTcgctattttatttgtattgtttattgattttacatttaaattgcatacaaacatacgtcgcgttcaaataaatttataggTTTGTGACACTGATTACAAATTATACTCGTAGTATTTGTTTAACGAGACCAGTGATATGATTAAAAGTGATTGTGTTGTCGAATATAATCAAGTCTTACCATGGCTGAGATTCTGGGACATCTAGCGATACTGCAGCACTCGGAGTGTCGACACTTTGTGAGATATCTAGCGACACGGAGAGGCCGGTGGTGGTGTCGAGCGACACAGAAGCCGCGGTTCGTTCCAGCGAGCCTGTGGCCGTGGTGTCGGGCTGTGCCGTGGACTCCGTGTCCGGCGTGTGTGGCGCGGCGTCCAGAATATAAATGTTGTCGTGACCAATATCCGCCGGATAATGCAGATTCTCTTGCGCTTTGTCAATTCGGAAGAACCGCTCTGCAGTCACAGCTGGTAACAAAAAGGTCATAATAACTAAAACTGATCGATGACTGTCGGTATTCATGTTTACGACAATATAaatcattcaaaataaaaataattaattttaattcaatttgacACTTTTGGCGTTACTTAAATATTGTCATCTTCTTTCGTGATCATAGGTGTAATATATCTAGTAGCAGAAAGAGCTATTTCagataatatatgttttatataagaGATGTCCTATAAAAATTTTTGGTCTACGATATTTgagtttttcaaacatttacCAAAGAAATTAGTAACATGAAATTGTATTACGAACCCCTACAGCACAGTGGGTTTATTcgcataaaatatttcttcaagtGATTGCCAAAAAGTTCTAAAGACCGAGTTTATATCATTCAAGCGGAAATGTAAATATAACCTCCGTACTCGTTTGAAAAAAGGATAATTGTATGTATACAGAAATTGTATAAcgaaaatattataagctaagTCGGGAAATAAACATGATACACACTTGACATACTTCCAAATAACGGGAATATGGGAGAACAACTTTGTTTTTCGATGTTGGCTTTTTCTTTGAAGATTCGAATGACAAATATTATGCCTCTTGTTGAccgatttatataaaatatacctgCATCATTATTTGAACGAGAAAGAAATCTTGAAGCCTGCAGTTGGCATTTCTTATACAAAGGCCGAGCAAGTACAATACCATAAAGATGTTGTTGGAGAGTCAGGTACACGGCTAAAGTAATAAATCGAAGAAAGCAGTGGAAAAAACTCACAGTCGACAAACCACCAGTCGGTGAGATTCGAGTATGCTTGAGATTCTTTGATCATACCCTGAATGAGGGCGCGCATTTGCTCCAAGTCGGCGGCGGGGTTTACATCTAAACTACCGACACGTTCAgctgaaatataaatatcaagttACAACCAAACTCTGCTAATAGAACAAATACCTACACCAATGTTTTGACTAAAGACTTTCGTTACTCAACcaacacattaatttattagctaaataaagtatattgtaACCCAGATTCGCAGCCATTCGTCTCCTGTATGGgtttaatttcaaaaagtcTGTCATAATAATTCTTTTCgacatttatattttcacaTTCATCAGACGTCCGAAACAATTTAACTTATCGGTTATCAGATTTATTGGCATTcattcagaaaaatatattattctgaACCGCCATAaggctatttttattaaagttcacATTTCAtcttttcaaattatatttcattcaaataaattataagtaaaaagaTCAGTTTTTTTAAGGGTTAATGAACATTAATGCTGCATATCAATTAAAGCAACAAGCAATCCTATTGCTTGATTTAGGTCTTGCAGAATCATTTTGATGATGAAATTATTAGATTGAAAGAATATAACAAtcatattttgattgattttatttacagacCTTTGCAAATAAACGTGATTATCCCCTTGTATAACACTGGAAGTCAATTAAAGCTAGTTATTATTGAATTAGTCAGGCTACTACGAGGCTCGACATTTAAACTTTTACTTGCAAACGGAACTTCATTAAACGTTCATTAGCTACTTCGcgcttgtttatttattgtttcttgtGGTGAGTTCGCGACATCAAAGGACCTTTGCTTTTGCTAGATACTATTACTCCTCTTTCTTATTGGCGTAGTGGCAGTTTAGAAAGAATAGTATCACAGTCTTTACTAAGAGAAACTAACTTCGATTAATTACATTGCTAATACTTACGTACGCTAGccactacaaaaatatacaatctAAACAATTGATAATTCTTTCATGTACTACTATGTTACTTTAATGAGCACAGTATGCACATAGTCCGATGTAATAAACGCCGTGCCTATTATCATTTACTGGGCATATTACATAGTTTACCTTCATGAGATTACAGAGCCGTACATAGAAAACGTTTACAACAGTATGATGCCTGATGTATGAACAGTGATGATGATATCATGTCGTTTCGGCAATCTCGCTACTTAATTATGCTCAGAGACATAAGAACCATGTGGAGAATTCATAAAGTTTAGAACTCGAAATATAGTAGATAGCTTCATGTCTGCGTTTAAcataacaaactaaaataaaaagtaaagttttagttgAATGGCGACATCAAAACAAAGTGTAATGTTAGTATTATTTCACTCGAGCAGTCGTCTGCGAAAGCTTCTCGCTTTAGGAAAACAACAGATATCAAATTTAACTCCGTAAGCAACTACCGTCGGGAAATACACAACGAAATTCGATTCAAAGAACGTCTTTGTGTGAAATATAGCCAGGAtcgattttaaagtttttaatgacttttaaagctttttcataaatagttattttgtttaatgtagaACTCGTAGTCGTAGCTAACGAACTACGAAGGTCTACGCACTCCACAACGCCTTGGTTGGTATTAAGTTTTATCTCTAACATGTCACGTCACTTATTTCTCGGTTGTCACCACACAACTTGCGGTTGCTTGGAGTCAGCCaacttttaaatagatttaattttgatttatgatCTACTAAGTTTGTTATAATGATGATTACACAGAAGCATATAcgtatgaaaataatgaaaattaaacggATAGGCGACTTCGGCAATGCGGCTGATGTCTagcaaaacaaaagttttttgaTCAACTGTAGCGAGTAAAGTGTTTTCAACTAAATTTGAAGCGCAATCACGGTGGCGTGTGATTGAGTAACGTGATTTTCAAAGTTACCCCTTTGATGGCGGGTGTTGATTAAATAACTGTACATTCAATACATAAGACAATTATGTTTGTTACCTGTCTTAGCGAGCAGCTCCTTGTCGTAATGATGCCTCTCGTAATCAGCCATCGTTATGAGATTCACAGTGAGCGTGAGCTTGTCTTGTGTGGTTTGGCTGCAACAAATATAGATACATCGTGGTGCTGATATGAATAAGGAACATCGTCATTTATCATATAACAGCATTTTAGCGCTGTGGAGTTATAATCGACAGTCATGACGCATCCACTATAAGAATTTTGGCGTTTTATAATTCACATCAAacgtaaaatgtattgttattttcaaataatacagtTATTTTGGCGAAAATTATCATTGATTGACCTATGAATTACGATTTCAAAAGGCAAcgcattaataaattaaatcacgCATTTTTTGTAACTTAAGGCACTTAATTTTAAAGGATCCAggttaataagtaatattacgTTATCTTCCATTATAAATTGATGTCGTTAATTAACACCATTACTTAATGTTCAGATACTTCaaagaacataataaattaattgataaaatgaCGTCGTAATCTCTCAAAATTGTTATGAAAAGTGTTTTAGTGAATGTTGAACCTTTCGTACAAGTTGTGAGAAATGATCACGGGAAAGGTCTCTAGGGAGAGATTAATTCTTTATGCtgttcttatatatttttacagtagTATTCAATTGGTTCCACCTGTGAACTTGTTCAAGTTATTACAAGCATCAATCTGCTGTCAAATGCGGTGAAATTCCATTGGGAGTGAGTTCTTACGTGTTGAACGAAGAATAGATGGGTTTAATACggttataaaatgtcaaacggTGTGTTGCTGTAAGAAtgaaataagtaacaaaatgaaGTTATTTTAACAGAGCGGAGTAAAAAGAAACCAGAGAGACTCGAGTGTGGAACGCTGCTATTCTactaatgataaaaaaacaactatgaGAAGTAGCCAGTGTTTTTGAAGATAgggacataatatatttgtaagcAATAGGCTTTTTAGGGAGTTCATATTTGATGCAAAAAAGAACTTACGGCGCTATAACCCTTCCGGGCTTCTTCTTGGCAAGCATGGTAGCCTGGTTCAGTCTCGACAACGTAATGACGGAGGGAGCGATCCGGCACGCTTCCCCATCCACCTGCATCGGTATCACCTTGGTTGTGACGATCTTCGCCGTCTTACACTGCGTGATGCACGTTCCGTGGCCGCCCGCTTGCAGCAACGGCtacacaatttaattattcGATGTAACGAAGCTTTACACAAAGCAATTTATGAGCAGAAAGTGTCTTGGTGACGGTAAATTTCTTCTTGTTCGCTGAAATTGTTTTCCAGCAAAATCTATTACGCTCATAAAACAAGTctgtgttttttaaattatatttgtatctacCTAGCTTTTGTTAGAATAAGGgtttacctacataataatgaatattatgttaacaataaaatattaagggcTCATTACAAAACAATCCTCAAAGATATAACAAGACTACACCGGGTTTTATTCTGCTacaatttgattaaattattcaCCTGaggtataaaacaaagtcactGTATAAATACTTGTGTAATTTGCGAACATTCAAAGATCGATCCGTCACCGTCACGACTTACCAATTGGTACGTAGTTAATCCGACTACTTCTATTAAGCCGTCTTCAGTGGAGGGTTCAAAAGCTCCCCCTGACTTATTCCAAGGGTGAGTTCCACCCCCGTAACTGTAAACAATAAAGAGATGTAAATATCTTGCCGTATTATGTATACTGGTAAACACAAATGTTTATAAACAGGTACCGCACTCTCAAAAGTTAGTTttagtgtaaataaattgttattcgTGGGTCGCGTCcctaattttttatttatttagagctTTAAAGGTACTGAGCTCCATTTTCTAAATGACATTTACATTTTTCAGAGACATCATTTTACGAcattcagaataaaatatattgagacACGAGAACGTGCCGGGTCAGAGTTCTCTGAATCTTACTTAGTATATGAATTTCTCACCTTGGAATGTTTAAGAAGACAATAGCATGTACTTTGTGCTCCCTAAGCACTGGTGTGAGGTCCTTCCCATCGCACTCCATGGTGACGAAATCGGCGAGACCCTTCCACTTACGCTGCATGAGATCCTTCCCTCCGGCAGTACcgtaaaacaatttgtttcttATCCGAGAGTTGAATTTTTCTGGATGCGCCTCtgttatatcaaaaatatttttttgttagtctCCCATTTAATTGCTTcgtattttcaattaaattaacgtAATGCAGTGATTTCATAATCTAAGTAATTCTTTCATGTTCATATTTATAAGtgtcaaaacaataatattattatttgcttatcACAACAATAAAGTAcctaataaattacaatttaaataatttaagatttcgaaccttcataataattattcgCTTTACAACCTCCAAGAATGTCTGCGGCTGTCTCAAACAATCAAAATAGACTAACTCAAGTTCCCACCACGTTCTTTACTATAGTCCGActatttagtagagagccttagcTGCCACGgtttatatagattataattaactatgttatgtatttacaaaataaaattgctgtaACAAACAGGCCTCCGTTAGCCTGCAAGTCGCTAAtgttcaaaatgttaaatttaccTTTTGTAGTCGTGAATCTTGCATACAAGATATCCttgtactaagttgttggactataataaaacaaaatgtggcTATAacagtaaacattattttaagtgcCAACATTCCGTGTAACTGTTTCATGTCAAGCATTTTACGAAAAGGTAGGTACAGAAACTTTAGGTACTTGTAAGTTAGTTTGTCAcgtgtatattaaaattataaagttagaATTGTTATATCACGCTAATGTATAcactataaaatatacttacaataatattcatgtacaaataagttaaattattcACAATAATCTAACACGTTGAACTCACTTAAAATGCAGTTGTGGTTATTATTCACGGAAAATATATTACGAAAGTTTTGCAATTGTTATAACGGAAATTACTCAACAATAATGCAAAATATGTCGGCAACTAGCAATATTTAcgaatattatataatactcgGAAGGTTGGGAAagatttaataatttagtttcaaaatagTCAATTTAATACAGATAATCTAATATTAAACAAGGTCTCTGACTAAATAACAGATTGATGTTTACCGCccataccattattttataggCGGATAGTAATTTaacttacttaaatatttatagaggCGCGGAAGCGGCCATTTCAAGCCCCTGATTGTTCAATGTAGCGTCGCACACGTTCCACAGTTGAAAGCGACTGGggattttgattgatttaaatCAACCCTTTTTGAATTTTTACTGATGCCGATTGCTGAGATTGCTTTATTATTGATTTAGTTCCTAAACCAATATTGATCAAACATCCTTATACGTTTCAGATTACAATTCGCTTTTGCCGTTTGTTATTATTTGGAGGTGAGGGTTGGCTCATGTTTTAGCTATGAAATTGGTAGATATCGATAGATTGCGAAATGGCGGCACTGGGGTCATTCTAGATTTCATCAAGTAGTTCTAAAAACTGCGAGTTGACAATGATCTGTCTACTACagtataataatagtagtaatCATAATTTCATAAACTCACCTCTCGCTTCATGAAACTCCAACGCTATGTGAGCATCGACGCCAAAAGAAAAGTAGTTATTGACAACGTTGAGGGGCAGTTCGGGCTTGGCATTACTGGTGTCTTCGCCCGAAGCGGCTGTGTTCGGCTCCACGGTCAACTCCCACCGGTCTAGCAGAACTGTGTCACTCTCACCAATGTTGGCCAGGATTTTTGATATAGGTTCATCTTCATAAccctaaacaaaaaaatgcactgtttgtttgtttgtcgtatggttagtggtcaacctagtgtcaaaattgtttaagccgcccgagaggcctttgacgtggcttaacgactgttatcttagtagacaacagccgagaccgactttttacatgccctccaaagcacggagacgctcagcttaaataccactatgcggtcatccatctatgggatgaccgcgccaagggttgcttaacccacagtttACCGTcacgtttaccgaccggtaacgGAAACATCAAACAGTAAGCAGCACGATTTCGATACTTAATCGTTTTTTCATTAGGCCCCTAATCAGGTTACGCTGATTGCCAACCTTAATCGTTTCAGAAAAAAGTTAATCCGATCGATTTGAACGAATGAATAC
Above is a window of Anticarsia gemmatalis isolate Benzon Research Colony breed Stoneville strain chromosome 7, ilAntGemm2 primary, whole genome shotgun sequence DNA encoding:
- the rdgA gene encoding retinal degeneration A isoform X3 — translated: MQRLRTTFKRSRTPTPADMKTQSSLEVPKQVRSASFDEIQLEAVRGSGASVLLAVPQHGGRSRSFDSAGSDDSGTYLEVPRLWSRRRSGKGTPPPCVHCRHMETWLARRSEERVTPERAFASSSAEDDDDEDESEVEIPQVLLAPPPPPRTYLPPPPVHSPPPTPGAPSFELQPPVDEPPILPQRRRSISRQEAFFVEPTGSSLENVRASEEEAAHAAKDSLVHDIYLAVPELKRDRAASVDSCFSKVSGGARAEQLNGTGNCLTVPGTGLRSRSVDIVLPTAEQSRYKALALTSVQVQTTSSNQKQEQPPCQPVSAVEPRRTGDGGGGARVLRSTPDWSDAAISGEHLWSPTSVSGDCCYVGDAECQKHGSRMKCSACKIVAHTACIDILMDRVQFTCKPTFRDVGVRQYREQTITHHHWVHRRSEKGKCKACGKSLQAKLSFSSKEIVALSCSWCKDAYHNKESCFNLQRIGEECSLGSQSNIIVPPSWIVKLPRRGSFKSSLRKSPKKKSASKKKGKDSKNEQKTFVIKPIPTANVKPVLVFINPKSGGNQGAKLLQKFQWLLNPRQVFDLTQGGPGPGLELFRKVPNLRVLACGGDGTVGWVLSVLDRIGSRPAVGVLPLGTGNDLARALGWGGGYEDEPISKILANIGESDTVLLDRWELTVEPNTAASGEDTSNAKPELPLNVVNNYFSFGVDAHIALEFHEAREAHPEKFNSRIRNKLFYGTAGGKDLMQRKWKGLADFVTMECDGKDLTPVLREHKVHAIVFLNIPSYGGGTHPWNKSGGAFEPSTEDGLIEVVGLTTYQLPLLQAGGHGTCITQCKTAKIVTTKVIPMQVDGEACRIAPSVITLSRLNQATMLAKKKPGRVIAPQTTQDKLTLTVNLITMADYERHHYDKELLAKTAERVGSLDVNPAADLEQMRALIQGMIKESQAYSNLTDWWFVDSVTAERFFRIDKAQENLHYPADIGHDNIYILDAAPHTPDTESTAQPDTTATGSLERTAASVSLDTTTGLSVSLDISQSVDTPSAAVSLDVPESQPCESGLGSPARSSEELLSPQTPPPSSMTAPAITSTVVPPTTVVPATPVVPPSPVHVPVPLSPAVTQTEPLSPPLCTSPLAKDHEPTTDSIARFKTIHEKLFGLEQEVFGYRNLLEKTSDALLKAAKVGDLRMMKDLHAAGYSLLSIDASGQTALHVAARYGNKEIVKYLIACAPTAILNMRDNERGQTALHKAAAHKRRAICCMLVAGGASLTRHDHAGLTPRHLALRAEDHDLAAYLESQEHFQLVSEDLETAV
- the rdgA gene encoding retinal degeneration A isoform X5, with protein sequence MVMSEVPEVVVEHCNGVEEEADAADVANQNGDDGLAIDPKLGCRVHFPSDVIRQTRTGDGGGGARVLRSTPDWSDAAISGEHLWSPTSVSGDCCYVGDAECQKHGSRMKCSACKIVAHTACIDILMDRVQFTCKPTFRDVGVRQYREQTITHHHWVHRRSEKGKCKACGKSFRRSCCRWCIPTQDTVDKAIGVDTGEMFNSLQAKLSFSSKEIVALSCSWCKDAYHNKESCFNLQRIGEECSLGSQSNIIVPPSWIVKLPRRGSFKSSLRKSPKKKSASKKKGKDSKNEQKTFVIKPIPTANVKPVLVFINPKSGGNQGAKLLQKFQWLLNPRQVFDLTQGGPGPGLELFRKVPNLRVLACGGDGTVGWVLSVLDRIGSRPAVGVLPLGTGNDLARALGWGGGYEDEPISKILANIGESDTVLLDRWELTVEPNTAASGEDTSNAKPELPLNVVNNYFSFGVDAHIALEFHEAREAHPEKFNSRIRNKLFYGTAGGKDLMQRKWKGLADFVTMECDGKDLTPVLREHKVHAIVFLNIPSYGGGTHPWNKSGGAFEPSTEDGLIEVVGLTTYQLPLLQAGGHGTCITQCKTAKIVTTKVIPMQVDGEACRIAPSVITLSRLNQATMLAKKKPGRVIAPQTTQDKLTLTVNLITMADYERHHYDKELLAKTAERVGSLDVNPAADLEQMRALIQGMIKESQAYSNLTDWWFVDSVTAERFFRIDKAQENLHYPADIGHDNIYILDAAPHTPDTESTAQPDTTATGSLERTAASVSLDTTTGLSVSLDISQSVDTPSAAVSLDVPESQPCESGLGSPARSSEELLSPQTPPPSSMTAPAITSTVVPPTTVVPATPVVPPSPVHVPVPLSPAVTQTEPLSPPLCTSPLAKDHEPTTDSIARFKTIHEKLFGLEQEVFGYRNLLEKTSDALLKAAKVGDLRMMKDLHAAGYSLLSIDASGQTALHVAARYGNKEIVKYLIACAPTAILNMRDNERGQTALHKAAAHKRRAICCMLVAGGASLTRHDHAGLTPRHLALRAEDHDLAAYLESQEHFQLVSEDLETAV
- the rdgA gene encoding retinal degeneration A isoform X4, which encodes MLSWGRAGGSAGSSKPMPGLTCHQVQAYSSGEEAGSDCETQGPLLAGASAVARRRHAIRFKRKSKITFRVIRRTGDGGGGARVLRSTPDWSDAAISGEHLWSPTSVSGDCCYVGDAECQKHGSRMKCSACKIVAHTACIDILMDRVQFTCKPTFRDVGVRQYREQTITHHHWVHRRSEKGKCKACGKSFRRSCCRWCIPTQDTVDKAIGVDTGEMFNSLQAKLSFSSKEIVALSCSWCKDAYHNKESCFNLQRIGEECSLGSQSNIIVPPSWIVKLPRRGSFKSSLRKSPKKKSASKKKGKDSKNEQKTFVIKPIPTANVKPVLVFINPKSGGNQGAKLLQKFQWLLNPRQVFDLTQGGPGPGLELFRKVPNLRVLACGGDGTVGWVLSVLDRIGSRPAVGVLPLGTGNDLARALGWGGGYEDEPISKILANIGESDTVLLDRWELTVEPNTAASGEDTSNAKPELPLNVVNNYFSFGVDAHIALEFHEAREAHPEKFNSRIRNKLFYGTAGGKDLMQRKWKGLADFVTMECDGKDLTPVLREHKVHAIVFLNIPSYGGGTHPWNKSGGAFEPSTEDGLIEVVGLTTYQLPLLQAGGHGTCITQCKTAKIVTTKVIPMQVDGEACRIAPSVITLSRLNQATMLAKKKPGRVIAPQTTQDKLTLTVNLITMADYERHHYDKELLAKTAERVGSLDVNPAADLEQMRALIQGMIKESQAYSNLTDWWFVDSVTAERFFRIDKAQENLHYPADIGHDNIYILDAAPHTPDTESTAQPDTTATGSLERTAASVSLDTTTGLSVSLDISQSVDTPSAAVSLDVPESQPCESGLGSPARSSEELLSPQTPPPSSMTAPAITSTVVPPTTVVPATPVVPPSPVHVPVPLSPAVTQTEPLSPPLCTSPLAKDHEPTTDSIARFKTIHEKLFGLEQEVFGYRNLLEKTSDALLKAAKVGDLRMMKDLHAAGYSLLSIDASGQTALHVAARYGNKEIVKYLIACAPTAILNMRDNERGQTALHKAAAHKRRAICCMLVAGGASLTRHDHAGLTPRHLALRAEDHDLAAYLESQEHFQLVSEDLETAV
- the rdgA gene encoding retinal degeneration A isoform X6; translated protein: MGFLDGVSFSVFKKCPNLKLKRKCKIRRRTGDGGGGARVLRSTPDWSDAAISGEHLWSPTSVSGDCCYVGDAECQKHGSRMKCSACKIVAHTACIDILMDRVQFTCKPTFRDVGVRQYREQTITHHHWVHRRSEKGKCKACGKSFRRSCCRWCIPTQDTVDKAIGVDTGEMFNSLQAKLSFSSKEIVALSCSWCKDAYHNKESCFNLQRIGEECSLGSQSNIIVPPSWIVKLPRRGSFKSSLRKSPKKKSASKKKGKDSKNEQKTFVIKPIPTANVKPVLVFINPKSGGNQGAKLLQKFQWLLNPRQVFDLTQGGPGPGLELFRKVPNLRVLACGGDGTVGWVLSVLDRIGSRPAVGVLPLGTGNDLARALGWGGGYEDEPISKILANIGESDTVLLDRWELTVEPNTAASGEDTSNAKPELPLNVVNNYFSFGVDAHIALEFHEAREAHPEKFNSRIRNKLFYGTAGGKDLMQRKWKGLADFVTMECDGKDLTPVLREHKVHAIVFLNIPSYGGGTHPWNKSGGAFEPSTEDGLIEVVGLTTYQLPLLQAGGHGTCITQCKTAKIVTTKVIPMQVDGEACRIAPSVITLSRLNQATMLAKKKPGRVIAPQTTQDKLTLTVNLITMADYERHHYDKELLAKTAERVGSLDVNPAADLEQMRALIQGMIKESQAYSNLTDWWFVDSVTAERFFRIDKAQENLHYPADIGHDNIYILDAAPHTPDTESTAQPDTTATGSLERTAASVSLDTTTGLSVSLDISQSVDTPSAAVSLDVPESQPCESGLGSPARSSEELLSPQTPPPSSMTAPAITSTVVPPTTVVPATPVVPPSPVHVPVPLSPAVTQTEPLSPPLCTSPLAKDHEPTTDSIARFKTNLLEKTSDALLKAAKVGDLRMMKDLHAAGYSLLSIDASGQTALHVAARYGNKEIVKYLIACAPTAILNMRDNERGQTALHKAAAHKRRAICCMLVAGGASLTRHDHAGLTPRHLALRAEDHDLAAYLESQEHFQLVSEDLETAV